The DNA window ACCCTGGTGAAATCCAGTGTGGACACATGGTTCTTGTTTGAGTACTTTGAGTCATGTCTGAGTGGTCAACCTTGGTGTGTTCTCAGTCCAGTCCCAGATTACGTGAAGGCCACAGTGGAGACAGTTGTGAAGCTTCATGAGGCAGATGAAGACGGGGACGTCCTGGCATTTCTCACCGGGCAGGTCACTGGCCTTCTCGCTAATTCTGCCATTATTTCATGATCCCCATTAAGCATTCATCTTCTTACTTTTCCATTAGGATGAAGTGGAGAAAGTGGTGTCGCTTCtgcaggagcaggccaggactCTGTCGAAACATGGCATGAAGAAACACCTCCGAATTTTGCCCATGTACTCTGGTCTGCCTTACCCTGACCAAATGAAGGTCTTTGATAGGGTCCCCCCCTCTGTTCGCAAGGTAATTTTGCAGTCAGTGAAATGTCTACCTTCCTTTAATGTAGAAATTCTGAGTTCTTTGCAAGTCTCTACTGTGCAGATGTGGCTGGAATACAAGCTTTACCTAAAAGCATCCTCTCttattgctgtttttctgcctgcTTTTTTTAGGTCGTGGTGGCCACGAACATAGCTGAGACTTCCATTACCATAAATGGAATCGTGTACGTCATTGACTGCGCATTTGTAAAGCTGCGGGCCTACAACCCCCACAACGCCATCGAATCGCTGGTGGTCACACCCATCTCCAAGGCCTCAGCCAgccagagagcaggaagagccgGACGAAACCGTCCTGGGAAATGCTTCAGGCTGTACACGGGTGTGTTTGAGTTCGCAGGAAAGACTGAAGATGGGGATTGGTGGAATATTGAATTGATAATATTTACTGTTTTCTAATCATCCCCTTCACGTGTTCTACGCATCAGAGGAAGACTTTGAGAAACTGCCTGATTCTACCGTACCAGAGATGCAGCGCAGCAATTTGGCTCCTGTCATCCTGCAGCTCAAAGCTTTAGGCATTGACAACGTGCTGCGGTTTAACTTTCTTTCTGTAAGTATGCCCATTTTGCACACTGGCTGCCTTTTATGTCTTCACCCACTGAGAAAGAGACATTATACTCGTGCATTTTAATTAGCAGGAATGGCTCTTTGCCTTTAGGGAAAAGTATATAGAAAGCTTAGAATGAATGCAATCAGATGTAACGACAAGGGTGTTGAGGAGAGTTTTACCTTAATTCTGGCTTTCAAAGAACCATTTCTTTGAAGTGACTTGagattaatttgtttttttaaatgcttttgcAGCCTCCTCCGGCTCAGACCATGGTCCAGGCTCTGGAGCTACTCTATGCCCTGGGAGGTGAGAACCaaagctcataaaataatacaaaggAAAACCATCCCTTGGTGAGGATTTCCCCTCAAACATTAGGCGGACTCTTCAGAGGCTGTTGTTCTGCCGGTAGGTTTGGACAATTATGGACGTTTGACTGATCCCATGGGTCTGCGGATGGCAGAGTTTCCTCTCAGCCCCATGTTTGCCAAGATGCTCCTTGAATCTGGAAACTTCGGCTGCTCCAAAGAGATCGTCACCATCGCAGCCATGATGCAGATCCAGAATATATTTGTCGTGCCACCTAATCAGAAGAAAGCTGCTGTGAGTGTCAACAAACAcgcatgattaaaaaaaaacccatatgGTTAACTGATTTGTCTCTGATCCTGCAGGCCAGAGAGCACAGGAAGTTTGCAGTGGCTGAAGGAGACCACCTCACCATGCTGAATGTGTATGAAGCATTCATTAAGGTATGCAGGGAGCTCGTGTGCTGAACCTCCTACACAACGGGGGGCTCATGTGCTTGATTCAGGGATATAAAATCATTCCTCTGTCCTGTAGCACCAGAAGAGCTCCCAGTGGTGCCAGAAGCACTTCCTCAACTATAAGGGTCTACAGCGGGCCATGACTGTGCGAGAGCAGCTCCGCCGCCTCATGAACAAGTTTAAGGTGCCACGGACTACCAGCGAGGGTATGGAAATCTAACCATTAACCTATGGATGCTCCTGGTATTCTTTAGTTTTAAATCCTGTAAAACATATCaaagcttctcttttttttccattttcagttaATAATAAAACATAATTCCACACTTGCACTTCCTTTGCACCATTTTAGATGAAAAACAAGTGAAACATTCACTCTCTTACTCAGGTGACCCGGTTGTGATCTTAAGGTGCATCGTGCTGGGCTTTTTCGCTAATGCGGCCCGTCTCCACCATTCTGGTTCCTACCGGTACGTTGTGGATCTCCAAATTTCACAAGTAAAAAGAAATTGTTGACACTTAGTCTTCatgtctctttttaaaaaaaatcccacaggACTTTACGGGATGATCGAGAACTTCACATCCACCCGAATTCTGTGCTTTATGCAGAGAAACCTCCAAAATGGTGAGTAGATTTATTTATCCTGCGAGTTCTCACATACAGACGGCACACAGACAGTGGTACAACGTGACACAGTACATCACAATACGGATGTGTTTTCCTGCTAATCCATTTTGCCTTCAGGGTTGTTTTCAACGAAGTGGTGCAGACGTCTAAATACTTCATGCGTGACGTGACCGCCGTTGAGTCATCGTGGTTGGTGGAATTGGCTCCGCACTTTTACAAGCAGGCCAAGGTAGGTCACAGGGTGTAATTACATATTCCAGCATGTAGATACACAGCTATTACAGTTTTAAGGGTTCTAGAGCCCCAGTTTGAGTCTCCTCCACTCCAGTAGGAGGTTTATGTTATTAGTATATGTTATTAACACTCCCAGCATACACTTTTCACCATTTGTGGAGCTATTCTAGGTGTTTACTATAGGGATGCCACAAATGCGCATGTTGAAGAGCTCAAATTTTATTATTTCACTTctaaaaatctgcttttgtcTTGTAGCATGGATCACTGTCCAGCAAGAGATCCCGTGTTCTTTAAATGGTCTCCACCTCAAAGGCTGGAAGACTCGTCGACAGAAGCCACCTAAGCCACCAGCCCGTCCCAGCCACCAATTGTACATAATGATGTAAAGTACATGTCTGTCATCCTTGTGCACCTGCATGACTCTTCCAAACCACGTGGTTCTGCTAGGATGGGATTCGGTGGGTCCGTCTTCGAGTGCTGGTGTCCACACTCGCGACTTGCTTCGTTTGAAAGCGCCTGTAAAACCTGTAAATGTGACGTGTGATGAGACGACTGTGGGATGAGGCTGcgcagtgttgctgtctgttcAGGCATCACCGCACAGCTCACGGTTGTAATGTATATAAGCAGAGCAGGCTCGGGTTCAGGGAACAGCCCCTGCTCCTTAGctcagttatttttttaaatctaatttgtaaagaaagtggaagaaaacagaatgagaCAGCATGTCCTGCTGAGAGACCTTGTGTTTCCTTGGTCTTACCTTGTAGCTCTGAGTGCCTGTGATGATTTTTAATCAGTTCTGTCGCCCTAAATTATTTTTGATATCTGGCATTTCTCGGACGTAAGATATGTTTCATCTTATTCGACCTCGGCGCTGAGAGCTGAGCGTCACTGTGAgaataataaattaaatttgGTTTTCCTCCCCAGCTCGGTTGTAGTCCAGACATAGTGGCCTTGTTTTCACTCTGTGCCCATTTCCTTTATAGGCCTTTTTTACACTTCACATTCAGGTGGAATGTGCAAACGAAAACGCTGTGAAATCAAGTCAAAAAGTGCCACTCCTTCCGTCGCCAACGCCTCAAAGCAAGCTAGCATTTATCGGATGAGCGCAATCTCTGCGTCCAGTTATTGCCTTTCCTCTCGCGGTTTGTTTCAGGATTTAATGAGACCTGTCGGCGAAACCGGTCACGCGATCACTACTGACGCCTCAGAGCTTTTAACCAATAATTCCGTGCGCACATTTGTCCTggtgttttatttctttcacggtttcttcttctgtcagaGGTGTTTGGCTCTGCAAGTGTCGGTGAATCGTAAATCAgatgtttgtcattttaaaagtagGATCGCCGTCATCCAAACTTCAGCCTGCATGCATCACCACACCATTTCCTCGAGACAACCACTGTACCGTAGATCTGTGAAACTGTTATCAAACCACAATCACACCACACCCTGTAAGACTAAAACAAGTCGGGTTAGAACTACACAAGTCAGATATCTTTGCATGTTAAAGGTCAACTGAATAAACTCTGAACAAGTACAATCATAGATTTACTGCAAATATATTTGCAATATCTAAGTATACATATAAGTATGTATACAAGTGAAAATAGTAGCCTGTAGTGAAATAGTAGCCTATAGATCTGTGTATTGGCTCACCTCTAAAACAAAACCTCTAAATTACTCCTTAGACCCTTCAATAAAGCCTTACATGACactgaaaagtgtgtttttgtcgCTCATTCAGTAGTTAGCCACTGAACAGTACTGTGTCCTGCCACTAGATGTCGTCGTTGCGCTACAAACCGTGGTTCATAAAATGAAATGTGAAGACGTCTGGGTAAGTTGATGGTTTACTTCAATGttgacattttatttatatgtCAGTGTGTCCACGGGAAGCAAATCTAAACAGTTGTGTGAGAATTTGTTTTTATAATTATTGTATGGGAAGGTAAGTCAACCTACTGCAATACCACTATCAGACCTTTCTGCTAGAGATAATAATATACTGTCAACTGCGGGGTAAATGGATgaataataatataaatgtaGTTATTATAAAAGTGTTGTATTATTTGTAccttcttttattttgttttatggcTTACGTTACAAATGGTTTGTGCAATTCTGATTTTAACCAGTAGGGGGCTTTTGTTGCGCCCCCATGTTCACATTCACATCAAGAGATTTCATTTTACCCGTTTGCAGCCTTTGCAATGAAACCGTTCACTAAATGACAAGAATCATTCtgtcaaagaaagaaatgacatcACGAAGCAGGAATGTGCAAATGAAATTGTTTATATTTTGGGTTCCAACATGCAAAAGTTGACTTAAAAAGATTAAAGGATATCTAACGACAAACAATAAGGGAACAAAAAGCGCTCATGCACATGGTATCAATGAGCTTGCCTCTGGACTATTTCTGTAATCTGTAAATAAGCTTTTATGAACAGTCATTAATATCAGTGTCAAGATTCAGTACATCGACAAACATAGGTCAAAAATTGTGACGTGTCCCACGATTGAGACATTGCTGAGCTCTAACCAAGAGCATTTCAGTGGCGGCTTCGTTTAAATTTAAGCGCAACATCTGTTAAGTGTGTGCAACTATCCAATTAAGTGCACTAATTAGGCATTAACTGCATCAATTAGGAAACAATGCAAACCCCATTAGATGGTCATGAATGAATATTGTCCTTAATTATTACAATAAGCTCAAGTATGGGTCTGATTTCATCTGGACCCCCTGCAGctacatttgttttattattcaCTTTCTACAGAGACTAAACAAAAGTGCTATTTTATGGAATCCAATGTCATTTCTGCCCCCTAATGGATACATAGAACATAGCACTTGGTTGGAAACGCACAacctttattttggaaaagGTGATTAAATCTTGATTGTTCCTGTGTCAGAGAAGTTATATAGCCgatggttgttgtttttcacattTAGGCTACGCAATCATCCAGGGTCGGTACAGTGGCCTCACATCAAGAAGGTTACGGGTTTGGTTCAGGCTCGGCTGTGGACCTGCAACACTTCAGGTGCACACTAGGGTTGAGTTTAGACTGTAAAACTAAACTCGTGTCACAAATGCCACTGGAAAAGGAAGACGGAAGGCAGCGGCTTCTTTCTGATACCATTTTACTTTTAATATGTCCAAGGATCATTTGTACAATGATCCCTGTTCTCGGAGAAAGCCATCAAGGCAACCTTGATCAGAGAAGCTTCACGCTCTCGTCGGCCTCTGCTAAACTACGGCCTCATGGCGACTGTAAGATTCAGAGACCGTCTGAACTCGGAGGGCCGTCTGACAGGACGCGTCCGTGTCTTCAAGGAGGACGAAAACAGCTAAGAGGGTCATTTCTTCATGTGTTTATCAGTTCCGCTCAGTTGCTCATTAGTGTTGTGTAACCGAGAACATGCTGTCTGACAGCTGGAGGTGTCACTGATTAATCGCGTGCATGTGACGAGGCGGCAGCTCGAGCCAGCAGTGAGGACGCGGCGGAGTCTTCAGCGCCGTAtttcagacaaaagaaaaatcattgaCGCGTTTTCTTCCCATTCAAAGAATGTTTAACTGCTTAAAATGGTCTGATGGAAAAGTAAGTCATGTGTAGAGTGTAATTACCCGGCGTTCAAAGTTTGTACTTGTTTTCAGAGAAAACAGCGTGGTTAATATTTCTCCCCTCGGGGAACAGCCGCGAGAAAGCAGCCTGTGTTCCAGGCCCGTTCTGGAAAAGGGACTCGGAGTCTTTCTTAATCCACCCCAGCGGTAGATTGATACCAAACTAACAATGTAGATttaggggaaaaagaagaagctgtgCTTCATATCAAGATGGTTGCGGGTTCAATTCCACGGtggtgtttgcatgttttccagGTCTCCAGGTCCCATCCTGGGATGACCTGTATTCCTGCCCTTGGCCTGGTATCTGCTGCACTCCAGTACCCCTGGGTCCCTAATTAGCTGTTAGTAGTGGCCAACAGACCAAGGATAGGTGGCTCTATATTTTATATTCTTATGAGCAAGACTTTTATCCATCTAGACTTTATTCAACCAAGTTGTTATGCAAACcatatttggaaaaaaatgtattggtGAAATTATTCCATAAATTGATATTAAATCAATCTATTATTAAATAGAAGACACGTGCTGCACAAATTGCTGAAACCATTGAATAGATTTCCCATTAGGGTGTTGATACGATACATTAAATCCTCTCCTGGCCCCCAAAAGAACACAATAAACTCAGGCTTCTATTGTGTGGCTGTCGCGTTCACACTGGTccaacaaggaaaaaaaaaaatcctggatAGTTTAAATCTAAGAGATTTCAGGCATGGGAGGAATTTTTACATTTGCGAGGGAGGATGCAATCAGTAGCGCAGGACTTCCAGAGGCCTCCTCGGGTGACAAATTGAAAGTGTCTCAGTCTAGTTTATAGCCCTGATCGGGTCAAACGAAAAATATTGGAGGTCTGGGTGAGGAGACAGGCCCGCCTGGTGCAGATAAATGGACTGATCATTTCTTATTGAGAAACAATTCCTAAAAGGTAGTTTACTGTGTGACTGGGGAAGCGGCAAGCGGGGAGCAGAACACGCACCCACTGCTCCCTCCCTGACCCTTCCTCCACTGCCAGAATTAAATGGATAGAGAGAACGCGTGTTTCTGATGGCACTCCTCCGCCGGAGAGACACTCCATTTGTTATGAAGTAGGGGTTCTGATGAAGTGTAGggagctcctctttctcccccccctttttcccccctcatccTTCCCTTTCTCAGGCACTACAAGGCCAGCTTTCAGTCTGCTTCACATGAAATGGATGGAAGGAGCCGATTGAATTTTACACTCCTCTGCTCATGATTAATGTGTTTGGTGTGGGACATCTTGGCAGTGAAACTCCGCTTCCACTAGCTGGTGCTCAAGCTCTCCCATTACTCTAACCTATTACATACCTGCggagacatttgtgtgtgtgtgtttcaggaaatTGGCCCACGACCTCTTCAAATCTTCTCCCAGTTGTGCTAATAAAAATGCACAAGTGCTCGTTATTACTTCACGGCTCTTAATGGGCAGACcgtcccagtgttcccagtgtaGGTGGGGTCAGCGTATGACTTGGCCACTGTTTAAGGATTCCAGGACCTGTTTCCAAAATGAACGGATGCACCTACAGCGCGGGCAGCGTCGGCGGGACCCGTGATTTGCAGACAGAAGATCATTGTTGGATTAGGAAAATAAAGGCCGCCGTGGCTGCAGCCCCCACCAGAGCTGATCCCGACCTTTGATCAGGCGTCTGTATTTAACCACGTTGACGGCGGAGGGGCCGGGAGGAGCGCTAAGAGGAGCGCCGGGGGATCGATAAAGAAGTAAAGCCAGACTAAAGTGCATAAGCCAGACTAAACTTTATTCTGCAAAGTGCAGGAACCTTTTAATCCGACATTCTGGGGCACATTTGTTTGATTcaaatcaccccccccatcatgaGCTTGTCTAACGGCTCTTCATCTGCACGTGCTCCTCGCAGCTCCCGGTAGCCTTTGGACCCGCTCAGCCTCTCGGCCCGTTTCCCTCTGTAGTCCGAAGCGCTGCTTCCATCGTCAGGGCTTcagcagatgatggatggagctgTCTGCCACCAGGTTGCTGCGGCATCTGTTGCGCCGCACTCGCCTCCTCTGCCTCGCCGGCGCTGGCGTGACCACGGATGAATCTGGCGTGTCCTTGCTAGCCAGGATTGGAACAACTGTCCGTCTTGCatgttgtgttgcatgtgttttttttttaaaataatgtgcgGCTGGAATGACTAACATGCTGGCGGCTTCCTTCCCTTCCTTAATTTTGTGGAAGTATgacgggaggagaggggagataaCCGCAGTTAAAAACAACGGGGGGAGTGACGGAGCGAGGGCTCCCTGACGGAGGTAGAAATCAATAGGAAATCAGTGTTTGGGGAGGACCTGTCGTTTATCAGGTGACACACTTAAACAGCGTTAAGGCACTAAAAGTGTGAAAAATACGGGCCATCGCCGTGCCGGTATTGATCACAGCGCAATGGGGCGGCAGAAGGCCGAGGCCACTAATAAAATAAGACGTATCTGAGCGGGAATCAGCCCGGGATCGATGGGCACGGTGATCAAGGCCAAAAACATCTTCACTGGGCTTTGAGCTGGTTCGGCTGCCCCGCGCCCCTCACCCTTCCCCCGCTCCGACGGGGCTTAGTGGGACGGATGTGGAAGGGTCATGTAGAGGCTGGGCTCACCTGGGCAGGGTGAAGAGGGGCAGGAGAGAGCCGTGAGGGCTAATTATGGAGGGCTGTTACATTTTCATTGCCCGGGCGCGACGGTTTTCAGCCGCTAAGTGCGGAGGAGCCCTCGTCTGTGCGCCTGCATCGATCCTGGCTGCTGTTTGCGGGGCCACGTCCACAGGAATCAACGCAAGGACAAACGCTGAGGTTGACAGACGCTGGGCGGGagttttccttttaattgtAGATGCAGCAACAGTTTTCGATAAATCCCACACTTCCTCCTGACACGGCAGCCATGACACAAGCTAGCGCCCCATAACGTTGGGTCATTTCTTTCATTATCCCTTATTTGCTAATGCGAACCACCCTGCAAGCATGTCGGCTTTTCAATTCAACGTGGATAAACACGCCTCCAAACTCTTAGCCTCCAGCTGATTCCTTTAATGTTTGCACTAAATGTAAATCCACCACACATTAGTGGTGCACTGCGGCGGCGGCGAGAAGGTTGCCAAATCTCACACTTCTTCTCCCTCAGCGCTCATTTAAAAGCTGCTGTTCGGTGGCATCGCGGCAGAGATTCTCCCACAAACGGGCCATAACAACGCGATAACAGGGGAGTCGGCCGTAGCCGCACCTGGCAGCCAGCATTTAACAGGGGTAGTCGTCAGGGTCTGGATTAATATTGTTTGCATTGCGAATCAATTATGGAAGCAGACAACAGGCCTCCGTGGAGACCACAGACTTTCATAACCGAGATGCTAATTTAAAAGttagagaaaacaacaacaaccggAGAATCAAGTTTGCTTTGTTGAGCACAGATATAGTTCAGGGGCTCAACAGGCATGCTTCACtggctgtgggaggagaggatgcaAACACTTTTGTTCACAGACCTGGACCCGTGTTTCAGCTTTTTCATCCATCCCcacctttcctgcccccccacttCCCCGTACCGCTGTAGTTTTTAACAAGTGGTAATTGATTGCGTCTCCGAGGCGACGGAGGAGAGAGCAGAAGTGTGACAAATAGCGTCAGATCATGCAGAAAATGTGCGACGCTAAACATCGCTCACCGCACATGGAGGGAATGTGTTTGTGCGGCGTTTGCGGTCCGAGaactttgttttttcccccccgttttggaaaattaaataaataactaaatgaaAAGAGGTCGCTCTCACATCTGGGGACTTTGAAATTGAAAACatggcttttttccctcttccttcccccttGCAGTTTTTGAAAATGCTGTTGAGACGGGCAGAAAATGTTGCCGAGcttttggatttcttttcatGTGTCCTGATGGCGATTATGAAATCCAATAAAAACTCATTAGGAAATTAGGAGGTGGATCAATAAGGTTTGCTCCGCTGGAGCgtgctcagtgtgtgtgaggcggtCAACGTCTTTCCTGTCCGGGGAGTGTGTCAGAGCTCTGACCCGGCCAGGGCAGTGGTTACTGATACTCCTCTGTTTGCTCCACCCTCGTAGGACTGTAATTTGTATTTTGTGGACTCCTGGTTTCTTCATCCATGCGTAATCTGATTCGATGAGGTCTCAATTTAGCTGGTTTTCATCGGTCTAATGTTACACCTAATGTACCCTGAAACCCTCTTTATTGCATTAACATCCCCGTTCAGctgagaaacaaaacaaaacaagtcacGCGGAGGGTTTCGGCCTCACCCTCCTTTTTAGGAACGGATGACTTTTTCTGTGTCCTACTCGACCAGCGTGTCCACGATGGCTCTCACAGGAAGGATGGATGTTTCAGGAACACCCAGGTTGGCTCGCTAAGAGCCTGAGAAAGATTCCAGGCACAATGAATTAACAGCTCTTTTCTGAACGGAAGCCTTGAAATAAGTGACGCAAGCTCGCAGGTGGACCTGCTGGTCAAGTGAACCTCGCAGCAGTCGTAGCGCTGCTAAAAGCACACGCTAATCCAAACTCAGGATTTTTCAGTTGAGTGATTTGTAGAGTAGATCTCTGTGGGTattgaccccccctccctctgtcacaGGTGACacttctgcagcaggaaaaccttCCAGTCCTTCTTTGTGTGGCTGGGTTTAAACTACAGGTTTGCAGGATAATAAATGAGTTTCCAGGCCAGGCCAAGAGGATCAGACTGTGTATTGGACAGTGCTGATCGCTCCCTGCTTCCTACTCCCACATTCCAGGCCTCTCCTTGGCCCTCCTCACCGCCCACAGGTCGGTATAGGAACGGGGCCTTATTTAGCGGCCGGAGTCGTCTGTGTCCACGGTTGGCGATTTGTCCTTGTCTAATTACGGCTGCTGGCTTCTGCCCGCGTGCACATGACTAATGGAAGGACCGAGGACGGGGAGGGGTGAGTTTGGGTGCAAGGGGGGAGGCGGCgggtggggaggaggaagcagtggACGAGCAGACCGGCCGCTGGTGATTTGTGGACCAGGCACTCTGTCATTGCCCTGGATCCATTTGTCTTCGAGGggagtcagaggaagaggggtggagatggaggggggagaggaggaggaggagggggcgctCCGGGGCAGAAAATGGTTTACAGTGAGTCCCATTTTCCAGCGTTTTCATCCTTGGCCACAACAGTGTGCTCGGTTTGCCGGCGATGGGAAAGACCGGGTGGCTGATGTGATGTAGGATATGACAAAAACcttgacaggctgctgctgttatttcttTTTAGGAGGCCGGCTTGACGGCCACCCTCCCTCTCCCAAGAGAGCAGGCCTTATCTCTTCCTGTcatgcagcagcagtagagcctGCGGAGATTCAGTGCTTTGCCGTCTGGTCTCGGGACACCAGGAGACCAGCTTTATCTCACACGTCCCCCTACCGGGCAGGCATCGCGCCGCTGGGCTGGTTCCACTGGTGGCGCTGCGGTGTGAGCGCCTGGCACCTTAAAACAACGTTTTTATTGGTGCATTTAGAGGCAGCGGTGTTACGCAACAACGTCGCCAGGGATACGTCCCGTTTTCTGGGGTATTCGTTAACAAATGGATGCAGTAAACTCACTTTTTGTGGTCCCCAAGTTATTTAAAGTTGCGCTAATTCTGCCTGAGGAGCAGCATCGTGATGAGAATTACTAACACTTTCCCTCAAACCGGGTTGTTTCAGCCTGTGGTCTTCCTTGTAAACAAACACCAGATATGTCTTGTTTGTCCAGGGAGTGAAGGGGGTCGATGGAGGTACGGGCTTAGCTCTGGGTCAGCCATGATTTATTCTGCCATCTCATGGATGGAGGGATTTGGGCAGGATAGTTGAAGGGTGCCTGTGGAGCTTCGGTCTGACCTCCCTCGCTCCTGGGCAGCCCTGGTCCTAAATCACCAGCTGTCAGCCTGTTGGCAGAACAATGGTGTGGGGGTCTTCTGCTGCATCTCAGGATCCAGCCGACTGGACTCCGTTTCCTCCATCGTTAGTGTGAGCTCGAACCCTCTTTGGTCCTTCCTGGTGCCTGAGCCCCACAGGGCCAACAGAATGCT is part of the Takifugu flavidus isolate HTHZ2018 chromosome 8, ASM371156v2, whole genome shotgun sequence genome and encodes:
- the dhx35 gene encoding probable ATP-dependent RNA helicase DHX35; this encodes MAAPLPTMKFWKPGTEAPGISEERELNTEATGSPIIYNPHTALSIERQRQKLPVFKHRNNILYMVESCQTVIIVGETGCGKTTQIPQYLLEAGWAAEGKVIGVTQPRRVAAVSVANRVAEERGALLGHEVGYTIRFDDCSDPQATRIKFVTDGMLVREMMSDPLLKKYSVLMLDEAHERTLYTDIAIGLLKKIQKKRQDLRLIVASATLDAKKFHDFFNLNETGDPSKDTCGILTVEGRTFPVDIFYTVSPVPDYVKATVETVVKLHEADEDGDVLAFLTGQDEVEKVVSLLQEQARTLSKHGMKKHLRILPMYSGLPYPDQMKVFDRVPPSVRKVVVATNIAETSITINGIVYVIDCAFVKLRAYNPHNAIESLVVTPISKASASQRAGRAGRNRPGKCFRLYTEEDFEKLPDSTVPEMQRSNLAPVILQLKALGIDNVLRFNFLSPPPAQTMVQALELLYALGGLDNYGRLTDPMGLRMAEFPLSPMFAKMLLESGNFGCSKEIVTIAAMMQIQNIFVVPPNQKKAAAREHRKFAVAEGDHLTMLNVYEAFIKHQKSSQWCQKHFLNYKGLQRAMTVREQLRRLMNKFKVPRTTSEGDPVVILRCIVLGFFANAARLHHSGSYRTLRDDRELHIHPNSVLYAEKPPKWVVFNEVVQTSKYFMRDVTAVESSWLVELAPHFYKQAKHGSLSSKRSRVL